The Streptomyces sp. NBC_01197 genome window below encodes:
- a CDS encoding DUF3099 domain-containing protein — translation MYSRRRRGYFLLMGGCLLLFVSAWAFVRLWSVPAAIGMCFVAMVIPPVAAIVGNRRGPDDRWWDEPPPASGSTDKQSERQTGKRTDKHADKHTDLPPSGDRMSDEWWDELDGKKRRR, via the coding sequence ATGTACTCGCGACGTCGGCGCGGCTATTTCCTGTTGATGGGCGGCTGTCTGCTGCTCTTCGTATCCGCCTGGGCCTTCGTACGTCTCTGGTCGGTGCCTGCCGCCATCGGTATGTGTTTCGTGGCGATGGTCATCCCACCGGTCGCGGCGATCGTCGGCAACCGGCGCGGTCCCGATGACCGCTGGTGGGACGAGCCGCCACCCGCCAGCGGGTCCACCGACAAGCAATCGGAGAGGCAAACGGGCAAGCGCACCGACAAGCACGCGGACAAGCACACGGACCTGCCGCCTTCGGGGGACCGCATGTCCGACGAGTGGTGGGACGAGCTGGACGGGAAGAAGCGGCGCCGTTAG
- a CDS encoding Fur family transcriptional regulator gives MVTTDWQSDLRSRGYRLTPQRQLVLEAVDALEHATPDDILTEVRKTAGGVNISTVYRTLELLEELGLVSHAHLGHGAPTYHLADRHHHIHLVCRDCTDVIEADISVAADFTGQLREAFGFETDMKHFAIFGQCRKCAAKAGRPPVPGDS, from the coding sequence GTGGTGACCACTGACTGGCAGAGCGACCTCCGCAGCCGCGGGTACCGGCTGACCCCGCAGCGACAGCTCGTGCTGGAGGCCGTGGACGCGCTGGAGCACGCGACGCCCGACGACATCCTCACCGAGGTGCGGAAGACGGCGGGCGGCGTGAACATCTCCACGGTCTACCGCACCCTGGAGCTGCTTGAGGAGCTGGGCCTGGTGAGCCACGCCCATCTCGGGCACGGCGCCCCCACGTACCACCTCGCCGACCGGCACCACCACATCCATCTGGTCTGCCGGGACTGCACGGACGTCATCGAGGCCGACATCAGTGTGGCCGCGGACTTCACCGGGCAGCTCCGCGAGGCGTTCGGCTTCGAGACGGACATGAAGCACTTCGCCATCTTCGGGCAGTGCCGGAAGTGCGCGGCCAAGGCCGGCCGGCCCCCGGTTCCCGGCGATTCGTAG
- a CDS encoding sulfurtransferase: protein MSRSDVLVDADWVEAHIEDPQVAIVEVDEDTSAYEKNHIRNAIRIDWTKDLQDPVRRDFIDQAGFEKLLSEKGIGNDTTVVLYGGNNNWFASYAFWYFKLYGHSDVRLLDGGRKKWELDSRDLVDAVPSRPATTYKAKPQDESIRAYRDDVVAAINSKNLVDVRSPDEFSGKLLAPAHLPQEQSQRPGHVPSARNIPWSKNANDDGTFKSDDELKALYEDEQVDLAKDTIAYCRIGERSALTWFVLHELLGQENVKNYDGSWTEYGSLVGVPIELGANK, encoded by the coding sequence ATGAGCCGCAGCGACGTTCTGGTAGACGCAGACTGGGTCGAGGCCCACATCGAGGACCCGCAGGTCGCCATCGTCGAGGTGGACGAGGACACCTCTGCGTACGAGAAGAACCACATCAGGAACGCGATCCGGATCGACTGGACCAAGGACCTCCAGGACCCGGTCCGCCGTGACTTCATCGACCAGGCCGGCTTCGAGAAGCTGCTGTCGGAGAAGGGCATCGGCAACGACACGACCGTCGTGCTGTACGGCGGCAACAACAACTGGTTCGCCTCGTACGCCTTCTGGTACTTCAAGCTCTACGGCCACAGCGACGTCCGGCTGCTCGACGGCGGCCGCAAGAAGTGGGAGCTCGACTCCCGCGACCTGGTCGACGCCGTACCGTCCCGCCCGGCCACCACGTACAAGGCCAAGCCGCAGGACGAGTCGATCCGTGCCTACCGCGATGACGTGGTGGCCGCGATCAACAGCAAGAACCTGGTCGACGTCCGGTCGCCCGACGAGTTCAGCGGCAAGCTGCTCGCCCCGGCGCACCTCCCGCAGGAGCAGTCGCAGCGCCCCGGCCACGTGCCGAGCGCCCGCAACATCCCGTGGTCGAAGAACGCCAACGACGACGGCACCTTCAAGTCGGACGACGAGCTGAAGGCCCTCTACGAGGACGAGCAGGTCGACCTGGCCAAGGACACCATCGCGTACTGCCGCATCGGCGAGCGCTCCGCGCTGACCTGGTTCGTGCTGCACGAGCTGCTCGGTCAGGAGAACGTCAAGAACTACGACGGCTCGTGGACCGAGTACGGCTCGCTGGTCGGCGTGCCGATCGAGCTCGGCGCCAACAAGTAG
- a CDS encoding response regulator transcription factor, with protein sequence MSSLLLLTNALQPSTEVLPALGLLLHSVRVAPAEGPALIDTPGADVILVDGRRDLPQVRSLCQLLRSTGPGCPLILVVTEGGLAAVTADWGVDDVLLDTAGPAEVEARLRLATGRQQITSDDSPTEIRIGDLSVDETTYSAKLKGRVLDLTFKEFELIKYLAQHPGRVFTRAQLLQEVWGYDYFGGTRTVDVHVRRLRAKLGPEHESLIGTVRNVGYRFVTPEKVERAAEEAQAKAAERTSGALPRTEDKAAAREPAVRPVKR encoded by the coding sequence ATGAGTTCTCTGCTGCTCCTGACCAACGCCCTCCAGCCGTCGACGGAGGTGCTACCCGCCCTCGGACTTCTGCTGCACAGCGTGCGGGTCGCTCCCGCCGAAGGCCCGGCTCTCATCGACACCCCGGGTGCCGATGTGATTCTCGTGGACGGGCGCCGCGACCTTCCCCAGGTCCGCAGTCTCTGTCAGCTTCTCCGCTCCACGGGGCCCGGCTGTCCGCTGATCCTCGTCGTCACCGAGGGCGGCCTCGCGGCCGTCACGGCCGACTGGGGCGTGGACGACGTACTGCTCGACACCGCGGGCCCGGCCGAGGTCGAGGCGCGGCTGCGGCTCGCGACCGGACGCCAGCAGATCACATCGGACGACTCCCCGACCGAGATCCGGATCGGCGACCTCTCGGTCGACGAGACGACGTACAGCGCGAAGCTCAAGGGCCGGGTCCTGGACCTGACCTTCAAGGAGTTCGAGCTGATCAAGTACCTCGCCCAGCACCCGGGCCGGGTCTTCACCCGTGCACAGCTGCTCCAGGAGGTGTGGGGCTACGACTACTTCGGCGGTACGCGCACGGTCGACGTCCACGTACGGCGGCTGCGCGCCAAGCTCGGCCCCGAGCACGAGTCGCTGATCGGCACCGTCCGTAACGTCGGCTACCGCTTCGTCACCCCCGAGAAGGTGGAGCGCGCGGCCGAAGAAGCCCAGGCCAAGGCCGCCGAACGGACCTCCGGGGCGCTCCCCCGGACGGAGGACAAGGCGGCCGCCCGGGAGCCCGCGGTCCGGCCCGTAAAACGGTAG
- a CDS encoding S1C family serine protease, producing the protein MTENPEQYPNPQQDDAYTARSYPPPPAHQPSAAWPPPAPAAPADHVTSRRAKRPVALLAAVAIIAAVVGGGSAALAESLMNNSANGGNPAGTVSGTTVSQSSKGTVSGVAQAVSPSIVEVKATSTAGQSTGAGVIVTAAGEIVTNNHVISGAGSVKVSLSDGKTYTAKVVGTDPDKDLALIKVQGASGLKPASLGDSSDVAVGDQVVAIGSPEGLTGTVTSGIISALNRDVTVAKEGGQGQSQDQGQGQGQYGQGQGGGDGNWPFQFGGRQFNGDTGNSTTTYKALQTDASLNPGNSGGALINMNGEIIGINSAMYSASSQSSDSSSDAGSVGLGFAIPINTVKADLAHLRAGGSNSN; encoded by the coding sequence ATGACCGAGAACCCGGAGCAGTACCCCAACCCGCAGCAGGACGATGCGTACACGGCCCGGTCCTACCCGCCGCCGCCCGCACACCAGCCGTCAGCGGCCTGGCCGCCGCCGGCTCCGGCCGCCCCGGCGGACCATGTCACATCCAGGCGCGCCAAGCGGCCGGTCGCACTCCTCGCCGCTGTCGCCATCATCGCCGCGGTCGTGGGCGGCGGTTCGGCGGCGCTCGCCGAGTCCCTGATGAACAACAGCGCCAACGGCGGCAATCCCGCGGGCACCGTCAGCGGCACCACCGTCTCGCAGTCGAGCAAGGGCACGGTCTCCGGTGTCGCCCAGGCCGTCTCGCCGAGCATCGTCGAGGTCAAGGCGACCTCCACGGCGGGTCAGTCCACCGGGGCAGGCGTGATCGTCACCGCCGCCGGTGAGATCGTCACGAACAACCACGTCATCTCCGGTGCCGGCTCGGTCAAGGTCTCCCTGAGCGACGGCAAGACGTACACGGCGAAGGTGGTCGGCACCGACCCCGACAAGGACCTGGCACTGATCAAGGTGCAGGGCGCGTCCGGCCTCAAGCCCGCCTCGCTCGGTGACTCGTCCGACGTCGCCGTCGGCGACCAGGTCGTGGCGATCGGCTCCCCCGAGGGCCTGACCGGCACCGTCACCAGCGGCATCATCTCGGCGCTGAACCGCGATGTCACCGTCGCCAAGGAGGGCGGCCAGGGGCAGAGCCAGGACCAGGGTCAGGGACAGGGGCAGTACGGCCAGGGGCAGGGCGGCGGCGACGGGAACTGGCCGTTCCAGTTCGGCGGACGGCAGTTCAACGGCGACACCGGCAACTCCACCACCACGTACAAGGCGCTCCAGACCGACGCCTCACTCAACCCCGGCAACTCCGGCGGTGCGCTGATCAACATGAACGGCGAGATCATCGGCATCAACTCCGCGATGTACTCGGCCAGTTCGCAGAGCAGCGACAGTTCGAGCGACGCCGGGAGCGTGGGCCTCGGCTTCGCCATCCCCATCAACACGGTCAAGGCCGACCTCGCCCACCTGCGCGCGGGCGGCAGCAACAGCAACTAG
- a CDS encoding FABP family protein → MIEIPSDLHPTLVPLVFLLGNWTGAGVADFPGEEKCNFGQEVAFTHDGRDFLEYTSHTWVLDSEGTKVRPLESESGYWRVDEHRKVEVVMVRDQGVVEIWYGELADQKPQIDLVTDAVARTAASGPYSGGKRLYGYVNSDLMWVGEKATPEVELRPYMSAHLKKSVDPSEWAKDLKDLPDDGIAFFK, encoded by the coding sequence ATGATCGAGATTCCGTCGGACCTCCATCCGACCCTCGTCCCGCTGGTCTTCCTCCTCGGCAACTGGACGGGGGCGGGTGTCGCGGACTTCCCCGGTGAGGAGAAGTGCAACTTCGGCCAGGAAGTCGCCTTCACCCACGACGGCCGCGACTTCCTTGAGTACACCTCGCACACCTGGGTGCTGGACTCCGAGGGCACGAAGGTCAGGCCGCTGGAGTCCGAGTCCGGGTACTGGCGCGTCGACGAGCACCGCAAGGTCGAGGTCGTGATGGTCCGCGACCAGGGCGTCGTCGAGATCTGGTACGGCGAGCTGGCCGACCAGAAGCCACAGATCGACCTGGTGACGGACGCGGTCGCGCGGACAGCGGCGTCCGGCCCGTACAGCGGCGGGAAGCGGCTCTACGGCTATGTGAACAGCGATCTGATGTGGGTGGGCGAGAAGGCCACCCCGGAAGTCGAGCTGCGGCCCTACATGTCCGCGCATCTGAAGAAGTCCGTCGACCCCAGCGAGTGGGCGAAGGATCTGAAGGACCTTCCTGACGACGGAATCGCCTTCTTCAAGTAG
- a CDS encoding LmeA family phospholipid-binding protein, translating into MRALRTLLIVVVVLGGLFVLADRIAVHFADNKAADRIRSSEGLSASPDVDIKGFPFLTQVLDKKLGRVDVTLKGVEANASGRHLRITEVRAELHDVTVSSDFSSAVAARASGSAHISYADLTKASDSGAKVAYAGNGKVKVTGSVAILGRTVSRSVTSSVTMVGTNRIKVHADTVPGEGIPGLEGLVRQQTDFESTVGGLPAGLKLSELRATAEGVDIGVTGTNVALAGQ; encoded by the coding sequence ATGCGAGCACTGCGGACACTGCTCATCGTCGTCGTGGTGCTGGGCGGGCTCTTCGTCCTCGCCGACCGGATCGCGGTGCATTTCGCGGACAACAAGGCGGCGGACCGAATACGCAGCAGCGAGGGCCTCTCGGCCTCCCCCGACGTCGACATCAAGGGCTTCCCGTTCCTGACCCAGGTCCTCGACAAGAAGCTCGGCCGGGTCGACGTCACGCTCAAGGGCGTCGAGGCGAACGCGTCCGGCCGCCACCTGCGGATCACCGAGGTGCGGGCCGAACTGCACGACGTCACGGTCTCCAGCGACTTCAGCAGCGCGGTGGCCGCGCGCGCCAGCGGCAGCGCGCACATCTCGTACGCGGACCTCACCAAGGCGTCCGACTCCGGCGCCAAGGTCGCGTACGCGGGGAACGGCAAGGTCAAGGTCACCGGCTCGGTCGCCATCCTGGGGCGCACGGTCAGCCGCAGCGTGACGTCGTCGGTGACGATGGTCGGGACGAACCGGATCAAGGTGCACGCGGACACCGTGCCCGGCGAGGGCATCCCCGGCCTGGAGGGCCTGGTCCGGCAGCAGACGGACTTCGAGAGCACGGTCGGCGGGCTGCCCGCCGGGCTGAAACTCAGCGAGCTGCGGGCCACAGCGGAGGGCGTCGACATCGGCGTCACGGGTACGAACGTCGCGCTGGCCGGACAGTAG
- a CDS encoding alpha/beta hydrolase has translation MSSASEERFRKASVPLVTPGDLRVILRTRDGVPVEALYEPGVGGPGDTAIVVAHGFTGSVDRPAVRRAAGVFAQRAAVVTFSFRGHGRSGGRSTVGDKEVLDLEAAVEWARSLGHSRVVTVGFSMGGSVVLRHAALYGEGGEGAGAGSAGSVQAVAAVSAPARWYYRGTAPMRRLHWVVTRPLGRLVGRFGLRTRIHTEDWDPVPLSPVEAVPMIAPAPLLIVHGDRDPYFPLDHPRMLAAAAGAGAVELWVEPGMGHAENAAGDELLGRVGEWLMR, from the coding sequence ATGAGTTCTGCGTCAGAAGAGCGTTTCCGGAAGGCTTCTGTTCCCTTGGTCACTCCGGGCGACTTGAGGGTGATCCTTCGTACCCGGGACGGGGTGCCGGTCGAGGCGCTGTACGAGCCGGGCGTGGGGGGCCCGGGCGACACGGCGATCGTGGTCGCCCACGGGTTCACGGGGTCGGTCGACCGGCCCGCGGTGCGGCGCGCCGCGGGGGTGTTCGCGCAGCGTGCGGCCGTGGTGACCTTCTCGTTCCGGGGGCACGGGCGGTCGGGCGGGCGCTCGACGGTGGGCGACAAGGAGGTGCTCGATCTGGAGGCGGCGGTCGAGTGGGCCCGCAGCCTCGGGCACAGCCGGGTGGTGACGGTCGGCTTCTCGATGGGCGGCTCGGTGGTGCTGAGGCATGCGGCGCTGTACGGGGAGGGGGGCGAGGGTGCTGGGGCTGGATCAGCCGGGTCCGTGCAGGCGGTGGCCGCGGTGAGTGCTCCCGCGCGGTGGTACTACCGGGGGACGGCGCCGATGCGGAGGCTGCACTGGGTGGTCACGCGACCGCTGGGGCGGCTGGTGGGGCGGTTCGGGCTGCGGACCCGGATCCACACGGAGGACTGGGATCCGGTCCCGCTGTCACCGGTGGAGGCGGTGCCGATGATCGCGCCCGCGCCGCTGCTGATCGTGCACGGGGACCGGGACCCCTACTTCCCGCTGGACCATCCGCGGATGCTGGCCGCGGCGGCCGGGGCAGGGGCCGTGGAGCTCTGGGTGGAGCCGGGGATGGGCCATGCGGAGAACGCGGCCGGGGACGAGCTGCTGGGGCGGGTGGGGGAGTGGTTGATGCGGTAG
- a CDS encoding MoaD/ThiS family protein translates to MPAGTIRYWAAAKAAAGTAEEPYSGATLAEALDAARERHPGELAQVLRRCSFLVDGDPVGTRDHETVRLAEGGTVEVLPPFAGG, encoded by the coding sequence ATGCCCGCGGGAACCATCCGCTACTGGGCCGCCGCCAAGGCCGCCGCAGGCACAGCCGAGGAGCCGTACAGCGGCGCCACCCTGGCCGAAGCGCTCGACGCGGCGCGCGAGCGGCACCCCGGTGAGCTGGCGCAGGTGCTGCGGCGATGCTCGTTCCTCGTCGACGGCGATCCCGTGGGGACCCGAGACCATGAGACGGTACGGCTTGCCGAGGGCGGCACGGTCGAGGTGCTCCCGCCGTTCGCAGGAGGGTGA
- a CDS encoding LacI family DNA-binding transcriptional regulator — translation MAKVTRDDVARLAGTSTAVVSYVINNGPRPVAPATRERVVNAIKELGYRPDRVAQAMASRRTDLIGMIVPDARQPFFAEMAHAVEQAAAERGKMVLVGNSDYIDEREVHYLRAFLGMRVSGLILVSQGMSELAAAEIEAWDARVVLLHERPEAIDDVAVVTDDIGGAQLATRHLLEHGYAYVACLGGVESTPAVGDPVADHVEGWRRAMQESGHSIEGRLFQAPYNRYDAYQVALKLLAGPDRPPAIFCSTDDQAIGVLRAARELRIDVPTELAVAGFDDVKEAALTDPPLTTVYSDRPAMARSAVDLVLDDALRVAGSRRERLKQFPSALVVRRSCGCG, via the coding sequence GTGGCCAAGGTGACGCGGGACGATGTGGCGCGACTGGCGGGGACTTCGACCGCTGTCGTCAGCTATGTCATCAACAACGGACCGAGGCCGGTTGCCCCGGCCACGCGCGAGCGGGTAGTCAACGCGATCAAAGAGCTGGGGTACCGGCCGGACCGGGTGGCGCAGGCCATGGCCTCACGGCGCACCGATCTCATAGGGATGATCGTGCCGGACGCCCGGCAGCCCTTCTTCGCGGAGATGGCGCACGCGGTCGAACAGGCCGCCGCCGAGCGCGGAAAAATGGTGCTCGTCGGCAACTCGGACTACATCGACGAGCGCGAGGTCCACTATCTGCGGGCCTTCCTCGGTATGCGGGTCTCCGGTCTGATCCTGGTCAGCCAGGGCATGAGCGAGCTCGCCGCCGCCGAGATAGAGGCGTGGGACGCCCGCGTGGTGCTGCTGCACGAGCGGCCCGAGGCCATCGACGACGTCGCCGTCGTGACGGACGACATCGGCGGCGCCCAGCTCGCCACCCGACACCTCCTGGAGCACGGCTACGCGTACGTGGCCTGCCTCGGCGGCGTCGAGTCGACGCCCGCTGTCGGCGACCCGGTGGCCGACCACGTCGAGGGCTGGCGGCGCGCCATGCAGGAGTCGGGCCACTCCATCGAGGGCCGGCTCTTCCAGGCTCCGTACAACCGTTACGACGCGTACCAGGTGGCGCTGAAGCTGCTGGCGGGCCCGGACCGGCCCCCGGCGATCTTCTGTTCCACCGACGACCAGGCCATCGGTGTCCTGCGGGCCGCCCGTGAGCTGCGGATCGACGTGCCCACCGAGCTGGCGGTGGCCGGTTTCGACGACGTCAAGGAGGCGGCGCTCACGGACCCGCCGCTCACGACCGTGTACTCGGACCGGCCGGCGATGGCGCGCTCGGCCGTCGATCTCGTACTGGACGACGCGCTGCGGGTCGCGGGGTCGCGGCGGGAGCGGCTGAAGCAGTTCCCTTCGGCGCTCGTCGTACGGCGTTCCTGCGGCTGCGGCTGA
- a CDS encoding sensor histidine kinase has product MLTAAAVAFAVAVVSVICWFLVQGKLYDEIDSKLSGQIYTQTVSPTTLRNNLSDCRAPAPPGNFGQQTSPYYAQLVQSDGTTCVRGGAGTIRVTGSDRSLAKAGNAELAKYRNGTDSDGHAIRILTAHVFIQPGVPYPDIVQMVAYPLADTRSTLSELALLLLGVSGVGVIGAGAAGLWIARAGLKPVDELTEAVEHVARTEDLTVRIPVEGEDEIARLSRSFNSMTAALGDSRDRQAQLIADAGHELRTPLTSLRTNIELLARSEETGRPIPPDDRKALMASVKAQMTELAALIGDLQELSRSDATHAPETLNVVALHDIAQSALDRARLRGPELTFAVDLRPWYVQAEPAALERAVINVLDNAVKFSPPGGTIEVALGDGLLTVRDQGPGIPADDLPYVFERFWRSPSARSLPGSGLGLSIVARTVQQSGGDIALNPAPGGGTEAVIRIPGAATPPPAAPPAPDAPPSQEV; this is encoded by the coding sequence ATGCTGACGGCCGCGGCGGTGGCGTTCGCGGTGGCCGTGGTCTCGGTGATCTGCTGGTTCCTGGTGCAGGGGAAGCTGTACGACGAGATCGACTCGAAGCTCAGCGGACAGATCTACACCCAGACCGTCTCCCCCACCACCCTGCGCAACAACCTCAGTGACTGCCGCGCGCCCGCACCGCCCGGCAACTTCGGCCAGCAGACGTCCCCGTACTACGCGCAGCTCGTCCAGTCGGACGGCACCACCTGTGTGCGCGGCGGCGCGGGCACCATCAGGGTCACCGGCAGCGACCGTTCCCTGGCGAAAGCCGGCAACGCCGAGCTGGCCAAGTACCGCAACGGCACCGACTCCGACGGCCACGCCATCCGGATTCTCACGGCACATGTGTTCATCCAGCCCGGGGTGCCCTACCCGGACATCGTGCAGATGGTCGCCTACCCGCTGGCGGACACCCGCAGCACCCTCAGCGAACTGGCCCTGCTACTGCTCGGTGTCTCCGGGGTCGGTGTCATCGGGGCGGGCGCGGCGGGCCTGTGGATCGCGCGGGCCGGGCTCAAACCGGTCGACGAACTGACCGAGGCCGTCGAGCACGTGGCCCGCACGGAGGACCTCACCGTACGCATCCCGGTCGAGGGCGAGGACGAGATCGCCCGGCTCTCCCGGTCCTTCAACTCGATGACCGCCGCACTCGGCGACTCCCGCGACCGTCAGGCGCAGCTCATCGCGGACGCCGGGCACGAGCTGCGCACCCCGCTCACCTCGCTCCGTACCAACATCGAGCTGCTCGCCCGCAGCGAGGAGACCGGCCGGCCCATCCCGCCCGACGACCGCAAGGCCCTGATGGCTTCGGTCAAGGCGCAGATGACCGAACTGGCCGCGCTCATCGGGGACTTGCAGGAGCTGTCCCGCTCGGACGCCACCCATGCGCCGGAGACCCTGAACGTCGTCGCACTGCACGACATCGCGCAGTCGGCCCTGGACCGGGCGCGGCTGCGCGGCCCGGAGCTGACCTTCGCCGTCGACCTCAGGCCCTGGTACGTACAGGCCGAACCGGCCGCGCTGGAACGGGCCGTGATCAACGTCCTGGACAACGCGGTGAAGTTCAGCCCGCCCGGCGGCACCATCGAAGTCGCCCTGGGCGACGGCCTGCTGACGGTACGGGACCAGGGCCCCGGCATTCCGGCCGACGACCTCCCGTACGTCTTCGAGCGGTTCTGGCGGTCGCCGTCGGCCCGCTCCCTTCCCGGCTCGGGGCTCGGACTCTCCATCGTGGCCCGTACGGTCCAGCAGTCCGGCGGCGATATCGCGCTCAACCCGGCGCCGGGCGGCGGCACGGAGGCGGTCATCCGGATCCCGGGCGCCGCGACACCACCGCCGGCTGCGCCGCCCGCGCCGGATGCGCCGCCTTCACAGGAGGTGTGA
- a CDS encoding DUF1416 domain-containing protein, whose protein sequence is MCGAKAGGPDASTIKPGETTIQGSVTRDGEPVTGYVRLLDSTGEFTAEVPTSATGQFRFYAAEGTWTLRALVPGGTADRTVVAQTGGLAEIAIAV, encoded by the coding sequence ATGTGCGGAGCGAAGGCCGGCGGCCCGGACGCCTCGACGATCAAGCCCGGCGAGACCACGATCCAGGGCAGCGTGACCCGTGACGGCGAGCCCGTCACCGGTTATGTGCGCCTGCTGGACTCGACCGGCGAGTTCACCGCCGAGGTCCCCACCTCGGCCACCGGACAGTTCCGTTTCTACGCGGCAGAGGGCACGTGGACGCTGCGCGCCCTCGTCCCGGGCGGCACGGCAGACCGTACGGTCGTCGCGCAGACCGGCGGCCTCGCGGAGATCGCGATCGCTGTCTGA
- a CDS encoding response regulator transcription factor — MSPAEDGHDQQRILIVDDEPAVREALRRSLAFEGYGTEVAVDGLDALTKAAPYEPDLIVLDIQMPRMDGLTAARRLRASGSTTPILMLTARDTVGDRVTGLDAGADDYLVKPFELDELFARIRALLRRSSYTATAGEAPDGNVLSFADLRMDLSTREVVRGDRRVELTRTEFTLLEMFLAHPRQVLTREQILKAVWGFDFEPSSNSLDVYVMYLRRKTEAGGEPRLVHTVRGVGYALRTGSAE; from the coding sequence ATGAGCCCCGCCGAGGACGGCCACGACCAGCAGCGCATCCTGATCGTCGACGACGAGCCCGCCGTACGCGAGGCGCTGCGCCGCAGTCTCGCCTTCGAGGGGTACGGGACGGAGGTCGCCGTCGATGGTCTGGACGCGCTGACGAAGGCGGCCCCGTACGAGCCGGATCTCATCGTCCTCGACATCCAGATGCCCCGCATGGACGGCCTGACCGCGGCCCGCAGGCTGCGGGCGTCGGGGTCGACCACCCCGATCCTGATGCTCACCGCCCGTGACACGGTCGGCGACCGGGTGACCGGACTCGACGCGGGCGCCGACGACTACCTGGTGAAGCCGTTCGAACTGGACGAGCTGTTCGCCCGCATCCGCGCACTGCTGCGCCGCAGTTCGTACACGGCGACCGCGGGCGAGGCCCCCGACGGCAACGTGCTGTCCTTCGCCGACCTGCGGATGGACCTCTCGACGCGCGAGGTGGTGCGCGGGGATCGGCGGGTGGAGCTGACCCGTACCGAGTTCACGCTCCTTGAGATGTTCCTGGCCCATCCGCGCCAGGTGCTCACCCGCGAGCAGATCCTCAAGGCGGTGTGGGGCTTCGACTTCGAGCCGTCGTCCAACTCGCTGGACGTGTACGTGATGTACCTCCGCCGCAAGACGGAGGCGGGCGGCGAACCACGGCTGGTGCACACGGTGCGGGGCGTGGGATACGCGCTGCGCACCGGGAGCGCCGAGTGA
- a CDS encoding Ms5788A family Cys-rich leader peptide, whose translation MKQQADLTKRRAVDLCRVAAMLCRVF comes from the coding sequence ATGAAGCAGCAGGCGGATCTCACGAAGCGGCGGGCAGTCGACCTGTGCCGCGTCGCCGCCATGCTCTGTCGCGTCTTCTGA
- a CDS encoding DsrE family protein, producing the protein MAQKKLVIKVTAGSDAPERCSQAFTVAAIAVASGVEVSLWLTGESSWFALPGRAAEFELPHAAPLPDLIDSIRSGGQITVCTQCAARRDITEQDVLEGVRIAGAQLFVQEAMADGVQALVY; encoded by the coding sequence ATGGCGCAGAAGAAGCTAGTGATCAAGGTGACTGCGGGATCCGACGCCCCCGAGCGGTGCTCCCAGGCCTTTACTGTGGCGGCCATCGCCGTGGCCAGCGGGGTGGAGGTCTCCCTCTGGCTCACCGGTGAGTCTTCGTGGTTCGCCCTGCCGGGCCGGGCCGCCGAGTTCGAGCTGCCGCACGCGGCGCCGCTGCCGGATCTGATCGACTCGATCCGGTCGGGCGGACAGATCACCGTCTGCACGCAGTGCGCGGCCCGCCGCGACATCACGGAGCAGGACGTGCTGGAGGGCGTACGGATCGCGGGCGCCCAGCTCTTCGTACAGGAAGCGATGGCCGACGGCGTCCAGGCGCTCGTCTACTGA